From a region of the Leptospira kmetyi serovar Malaysia str. Bejo-Iso9 genome:
- a CDS encoding YncE family protein has product MRSKLKIILLFCFLNVFCRDIERPSFLSLLLTQNSPGNIGVVTTDFGGGGRFKVINPSLLYSYPGLTPIHSDAVARFGIGRVFVLNRLNRDSIQVLEPNYGFVTIAELSLGLKVNPVDMEFASASKAYVSLFGSNRLLIVDPTYLTITGSIDLGAYAESFSLGGAPDGIPEMNGLKIVGDSLFVCLQRLDRNDPSGYFPPNTTSLLLEISIATDTVVGTYTFPTSNPVSKPQLVDLFGEPHLVIATPARMGFQSQIDGGVSAFRLSTRSFVSRFLYSETVAGGDILVVQIKSDSVGYAAVLDAGFTKTLQVFNPSTGERISTLLTIPSSYDASLSSILLASDKILYVGNTQFQQPGVTMFDTERGNALLTPNPISVDLQPYDLIELK; this is encoded by the coding sequence ATGAGATCAAAACTTAAGATTATTCTTTTATTCTGTTTTTTGAATGTGTTTTGCAGGGACATAGAACGTCCTTCGTTCTTGAGTCTTCTGTTGACCCAAAATTCTCCCGGAAACATAGGAGTCGTTACGACCGATTTCGGAGGAGGCGGACGATTTAAGGTCATCAATCCCTCTCTTCTTTACAGTTATCCGGGTTTGACTCCGATCCATTCGGACGCGGTGGCTCGTTTCGGAATCGGAAGGGTTTTCGTTTTAAACAGACTCAATCGGGACAGCATTCAGGTTTTGGAACCTAACTACGGTTTTGTGACCATCGCGGAACTTTCCCTCGGTTTAAAGGTCAACCCGGTCGACATGGAATTTGCGAGCGCATCCAAAGCGTACGTAAGTCTTTTTGGTTCCAATCGTTTGTTGATCGTCGATCCGACGTATTTGACGATCACCGGTTCGATCGATCTGGGCGCTTATGCGGAATCGTTTTCTCTCGGCGGGGCGCCGGACGGAATTCCGGAGATGAACGGTCTGAAGATCGTGGGAGATTCTCTTTTTGTTTGTTTGCAAAGATTGGATCGAAACGATCCTTCCGGATATTTTCCGCCTAACACGACTTCGTTGTTATTGGAGATCAGCATCGCGACGGACACGGTCGTGGGAACGTATACGTTTCCGACTTCCAATCCCGTAAGCAAACCGCAACTCGTGGATCTTTTCGGAGAACCGCATCTTGTGATCGCGACTCCCGCGAGAATGGGTTTTCAAAGTCAGATCGACGGAGGAGTGAGCGCATTTCGCTTATCAACACGTTCCTTTGTTTCCCGATTTTTGTATTCCGAAACCGTTGCGGGCGGAGATATTCTCGTGGTTCAGATAAAATCGGATTCCGTGGGTTACGCCGCCGTTTTGGACGCGGGGTTCACCAAAACCCTGCAGGTGTTCAACCCGAGTACGGGAGAAAGAATTTCCACCCTTCTCACCATTCCTTCGAGTTACGACGCGAGTCTTTCGAGCATTCTTCTCGCCTCGGATAAGATTTTGTATGTGGGAAACACTCAGTTTCAACAGCCGGGTGTGACGATGTTCGATACGGAAAGGGGAAACGCGCTTTTGACTCCGAATCCGATTTCCGTCGATCTTCAGCCTTACGATCTGATCGAATTAAAATAA
- a CDS encoding ankyrin repeat domain-containing protein: MQEIFQAIASGQKAKVIGLLKRDPELFQSVTEEGITPVLFSLYYGKLDISKEIYDLNSERNLFEAAALGDLEETKRIVASSPETINSLSKDGWSALHLAAYFGHLEIVKFLVASGADLSLTSKSKLSYGNTALHSAVATGKKAVVELLLEKGADANALQNPGAITPLHIAASRSGSIEIIQLLLKKGADKKRMSSEEQTPHAIALEKGNVIEAKALEV; encoded by the coding sequence ATGCAGGAAATTTTTCAGGCGATAGCAAGCGGGCAAAAGGCCAAGGTGATCGGTCTTTTAAAAAGAGATCCCGAACTTTTCCAAAGCGTAACGGAAGAGGGAATCACTCCGGTTCTATTTTCGCTTTATTACGGAAAATTAGATATTTCTAAAGAGATATACGATCTGAATTCGGAACGGAATCTTTTCGAAGCGGCTGCGCTCGGAGATTTGGAAGAAACAAAACGGATCGTCGCCTCTTCTCCCGAAACGATCAATTCTCTTTCCAAGGACGGTTGGTCCGCCTTACATCTCGCGGCTTATTTCGGACATCTGGAAATCGTAAAATTCTTAGTTGCTTCCGGCGCGGATTTAAGTCTGACGTCCAAGAGTAAACTTTCGTATGGAAACACGGCTTTGCATTCCGCGGTAGCCACCGGAAAAAAAGCGGTCGTGGAGCTTCTTTTGGAAAAAGGAGCGGATGCAAACGCGCTTCAAAATCCCGGAGCGATCACGCCCTTACACATCGCGGCGAGCCGATCCGGAAGTATAGAGATCATTCAACTTCTTTTAAAAAAGGGCGCGGATAAAAAAAGGATGAGCTCCGAAGAACAAACGCCGCACGCGATCGCATTAGAAAAAGGGAATGTGATCGAAGCCAAGGCTCTCGAAGTTTGA